ACAATAGTTTATAAGGAAATAATAATCAAACCTGTTTTGAAAATTTTGCTGCATAGGGCCTTTTCGAGCATTGTTATTCGGTCCAAGAGTTTTGAATTTTCGGCCTTCAGCATATTCACTTCTTTGAGAAgttctttctcggtcttttttCCTCCCTCAGCATCACCAAACAGGAGGTCTCGCTGCTTCTTAAAATGGCTGCTCACATCCTTCATTTTCTGTTTAACAGCAGCTTGACGCTGCGTTTCCTGCAAGTGCATAGACAATTAACCCAACATTATAATTTCACAGCTTATAGCTTGTTCGCAACTAAAAACAGGGCGTATTTGCGTCTtgaaggaaatttcaacagcgcgggaataaacacgaatgcacgaagagagagagctgactcggacaagcgcttgtctgtgtcaGCTCTCCCATCCGCGCTAGCAAAAATAATTCTGAACCAGTGACTTGTACAGAAAAAATGACTATAGGCTGCGCTCACACAAAGATATAAGAATAAAATAAATAGCTCTTCGGTATATTGCAACTTTACCCCCACCTGCAATAGCAAATACGACCGCACCGACGTCCATGCGGTAGTGGAGCAGCGATGTTCTGATATATCTCCAATGGGGATGGGGGGTATATCAGAGCAATGCCTCGTAGGAGGCATTGATCAAAGCATCGCTGCACCATGTGTGATACGGCACCACGTGCAGATCAAAATTGGCTGTCGGTAATAATTAGGCCGCAAAGTAGCACATCAGCTGCAATGTGAGCGATTGCAACTGACTGCACTTACTTCTTCAAACGATCCATCCACTTCATTTGAACTGCAGCTATAGGAGGAGTCGCTGCCAGGTCTTTGAGGAATGGAAGTTCGTTTTTCGGTAGCCTTCCTTGCATCGTCCTCGGTAGCTAAAAAAACATGACGAATGGATAATTTCAGAATGACTGCTTCCTcatctttgtttttgtatttggAAAACAAAGAGGCGGTCATGCACTTACCGTAAAGCCTAATCACTTGAGCGTGGTAGTGGTCGCAGTGTGTTTCATCTTTCCAGAAGACTTTGTACCATTTGCGAGGATTAAAATCGCTCGTATCGTTCGGCTTGAGGTGTTTACATGCAGCCACTGGGACGATTCGCTTTTCGTTGTCGTCGCGGAAACGAACGTACGCGAACATGCCGCCGAAGAAATGCACATGGACGCGCGCTACCACTCAgcaacacacacaacaaaaacgtACGTACCAACGCGCTGTTCATGACGATGGCGGTACCATTTGTGGGTCTCAACAAAATGCAATTTCGTTTTTAAAAAACTAAGAAAATTTGCTTCATGTTTTTACAAGTTTACacggtaattttttttaactcaccgtaaataaaaaataaacaacaatGAACATAGTGTCGCCTGGTTAGGGTGGCTAGCCTGGTGTCGCTCGCGTTGGTCCGTTggtcgcatcatcatcatcatcatggccaTCGTGATGGCCATAATGGCAATCGAGTGTGACCTGAGGAGCCCTACCTCGTTGCACGTTATCTCCGATGTTACATCATAGTTTATCATCGTTTCCGCGCCGCGCACCATCTTCAAGGCACGGCAAGCAGGGTGTGAATGTGAAGCCTCGGTCTATGCATCTTGGACCCGCTTAGATTGTTCATCGCGGCCTCACTTTGCGTGGACTCCATGAAGCGCGCTATTTGAAGTTCGCGTTCAGTTCGACGAAAGATGGATTCAGCTCAACCACAGCCTCGATCAAAAAGAAGGAAGCGCTATTTGGAGCCTGGATCGCATTATGTAGTACCTCGGTCAACGAGCCTATATCAAAAAGCGGCGGAGGCGCAATCTGCCAGCCAGCCACGCTCTAGCAAGAACATTCCTCAGTCTTTAGCTGGTAACGGTGGTTCTGGAGTAGCGGCGTTCGACACTCGAAGTCTCAGTGATGCACACGGTGACAGCGATGGAAATCCTGATCCCGACGACACGTACGACTTCGAGGAGAGTTCGCTCTCAAGCGATTCCGACCAAACTGCAGATTCGGCTCGCGACGATGCAAGTATGAGCGACCCCCGAAGTCTCAGTTATGCACATAGTGATAGCGAAAAAAAGTTGTTCTTCTACCGGAGGATGTGGACAGAGTGTGCGTGCACATGAAAGTTGGACGAGTTTGCTATGTTGCTGATGTACCAAACTTGTTTGAAAGAGACTGATTACTGGGTGTCAGTGACAAATGTAGTCAGTCTAATTTGAGTTTAACGTGGTAGGGCAATCAAAAGTTGACTTTTCTTGACCATTTCTATCGCTGTTGTCTTCACAATTGAACTTTTACTATGGTAGgcagtttcttgtgttttttgcgGTCAAATGCTTTGGCCTTTATTAGTACATGCTTTTTGATGTTCATAAATCTTGGCAAGATTACATGCAAGTATTAAACAGGTCTGTTCCAGCCCTTGGTGAAAAGACATCCTGTGGATAACAGACGCTGCTATAAACATCTCACCCAAATCTTGCAGCTGTGcacggcaaggagagtttgaaAAGCGGAATGCGATGTTGCGaatttctcaggtgccctcttttcatataTATAGATGCCTGTACTCACTTTCTTCGGACTTTCGGATGCCTGCTGTATGGTGTAAAACAACAGATAGCAACAGATAGATATTGGCCtatagccaacataaatcaagagcagcgTTTCGATCAGATGTGCTGCTTGCCACAGGGTGCTGCCACATGCTGGCACTGCTGTCCATAATCTGCTAACGTTACATAGTCACACTCGTGCATGGGAACTGCAACAGGAAAAAGCAGTCGTGCTTCATCAAACATGCTCTAGGTCATGATGTGTGCTGACATAACGTATTTCCTCAGTGCCATTCCTCCCTATAGCTTCCAACGCACCTTGTCGGGATGgccgagagaaaagagaaagcgcttaaagtgcaCAACAAACTCTTGTAATTCCGCTcgctttgaaatttttgtggcagtggatttgcgaggcaataaacttcgaCCCTGAGGTCATTcaattattacttggaaaagcggttCATCCCCCCTTTAAAGGATTTCATCCAGTATGGATTATGGCACAGATGTAGTGCCACATCATTAAAGGCAAAGCACTATGTGGGGGAGGCAGCTAGGGCTAGCTTGGCTCGTGAAAGCATGAAACCGCAGCACCCAGACACCGAGGCTTTCAACTCCGCACCGTTTCAAAAAATTATTGCATTAGCATGCTCATTTCACACTAGGACACAATTGTACTCTAAATATGAAGTTTAGTGTCCTGGGATGTTTACTGGCCCTATAAGCTAAAAATTTAAAAGTTATGTTGGTATTGCTGTGTGATGAGAAGTTTTGTTTGCATTGTTGTTTTAAGTTGTGTTTGTACTGCTGTGTGATGAGAAGTTTTGTTTGTATTGTTGTTTTAGGTTGTGTTTGTACTgctctgtgataagttttgtataCCTAGTGTCTTAAAATTCCTAAGATACCTGAATGTCAGTATAAACTGTGTTGCTATCTGGCACCTGCAACCCCATTTGTACATAGAATAAGAGATGTTCATCTAGCCTGAAACCTGCTTTGCAAAGCTCAGTGTGTTCATTATGCTTAACACCACCATGAAGCATTATACATCATTATTCTACGCATTCAAAAGCTACCAGTGGCACTCATTGAATGATGGTAATATGTCATGCGATGGTCGCCAAGTGTTCAATAGAAAACACTGATACACCATGGTATAGACTAATATACACCATAGAAATGGCCAATCAGACTGATTGAAAAACTGTTAGCACTGGTAAGACCCTGTATCAGTCTGATACAAGACTGGTAACACTGACAAGAAACTGTATCAGACTGATACGGATGTCTATCAGAACTGATAGGACTTTGTATCAGTCTTATACAAGACTGGTACAACTGATAGGAAACTGTATCAGACTGATACAGACCTCTAACAGAATTTTTGCAAGGGCTAGCACATAGcgacggagcaagcaagacaacacatgctctcgtgtcgacttgcttacaccgtccctgcctcggtgtgagctattccgcttgcgttatgtatgtacatacacgaacaagcccaagctactcttcttgcgtacaagcatttctacgggacacttaaaatgtgtgcagcttcatgcaatacatgaagggaaaaaaacgcagaacacttctcaaaccattcacggaaactacgtagagtcagcacacatgacaccaatgaaaatgcctcaacctagctgttgccagcacatttggttcataggcgctttctcaacatttagcacttcacattgcgttttcacacctcacttgcctgtatttcttttcccaagagtcggtttcagtgctaatgaagacgtgcttgaaacggcctgccacgttttaagtggcaacgaattaacgcaactttactagctcggaagctgtggacacacgcccaccccgttcatgcctctcacacacacccatcacgcaccacgcgattgtactacgtgttccgcgtgttcggtggttgtacctaaaccgtccctagacacactctctgctcctaggtgaagatgtacctagatgagccatcgctttgatcacgtgactttatgcccacgtgacctgaggatcgttctcctgcatttaccgcctcgcGTAGAGAGCAAGTTGTGGGattcaaaaaacttttttttttgcaagcgtgGCTTTTGCAGACCCCGAAAAATGACCTCGCGGACcctcatttgagaaccactgttctaagtcaTGTCTAAACGGTCTGCATTGTAAACTTAACCTGCTATCGCTTGTATGCAGATCAATCtttgggcagctggaattccttttgtcaactataCCACTTCCTTGCTCAGGAAAATTTCATGCAAATTATTCCCAACTgaagctggaaaaatttccagctggaaatataacttcccaactggaactggaaacttcaagctggaaatggctttccagtcgggaattatttccatatccatgctggaaatacgatttccagcctggaatggtTTTCATTACCacaatttccagctgggaatggaaaatttcaagcctgaagagccgtttccagctgaaaaccaggctggaaacctgatttccagctgggaattcacatgCCACTTTCATGTGGGAAGGAGGTtattatttaaacctccttgttgaataccatcaatccacattttgttacactaaatcctagtcctagagcttccccttcccttccgcatatatccgccagctgttatatatcatctcgactgtcagcaaataagacaatatcgtcagcataaaataatcctggaagcttctgctcaatcatcacgccgccctgtttatgtgacagattaaaaccaaagttgctaccttctagcgctttttccatattcaccatgtacagcatgaataacagcggggacaaaggacatccctgtctcagccccttactaatctcaacgttctctttgctactcattccttcccattctatgcaaactgtattttctcggtatatctccctcaaaagctgtatacagtcgtcgcctatgcccattcctttcaatatatcccacaaaatttcccgatttgcgcgcgcccccgcttagagtggtatcagcttttgaaagggcaggtgccgcctcctcggccttggcggcagcgtggccgccattttgaatccccgcccggtcacttgtgcgtggcgcgcgtgctgtttttaggtcggtgctcgtttccctccagttttatgcgctcgttaccgtcaccatggccgggtgttgcgtgccgcagtgcaccaatgaTTCCAGAAACgccgggagctgtatcgttttagaagatacgaggtttctttggacagtaaagcggcatccgaagaacacattatgcacttgcagcgtaagtttccggccggtatttcgaatgcacatgcaaggataacttccgccggtgttaaccttgcgtaataaatggacacgctgatatcagctacatgcttaaaatgctttggttcacgtatgcatgaatcctgcatttttattcgcaaacattctttactgcgcttggttggtcctgtatctgcctttgatttttgctttcgctatttttgtgatttgaaatgtatcatggaatatattatgcgtgtttgtctgcagatcagatccttcttttttcctaaaaataattatttgtgagaatttacgtcccaagaaccccgatatgattatgagagaaggctcccgaaattttgaccatctgttctttaacgtacacctaaatctaagtacgctgtcatttcacctccatcgaaatggggccgctgcggccgggatgccatcccgcaaccttcgggtcaccagtcaagcaccataactaaaaccacggcgggttcgtgttttttatatttctttccgtgtttcaagtacgccttctgtgctggtgggatgcccatgtatgtatgtgtgcagttacgttttttatccttccctgtttctgtgtttcaaggttacatttttgtcctgtcttaaataattacgcagtttctgttttttttattcatttacgatcactgtgaatcgactagtggcggttgtgttttattgtgtaaattgtgtttcatttgtgtAATTGTTTTtgcgtgatctgcccacttttgaccaagctacgatcaTAACTCTATGGCTACGATGTcttgtgataacggcatcatatgatgtcacgccaaaatttgtgaagcagtgatgacgtcatggtgacgtcatcacgtgacgatgattttttgcatgcctcgtccccaacgtcatggtacgctgacgccgtagacgcgggacgccgatggtcaaatttcgcgtttgaggaGGCATTTAAAAGCTTTAAAAGATACGTTCGCCACGGTGGTAtagacggagctcggctgctgacccgaaagtcacgggttcgatcccggtcgcatttaggtggaggctaaatgctagagccccgtgtactgtgcgatgtcagtgcaggttaaagaacaccacatagtcaaaattcatggagcactccactacggcgtgcctcatgatcatatcatggtcctggcaagtaaaaccccagatattattattaataaaagagacaaataaacgacgccctgcatctgccgcacaaagtgcaaaacagtattggaaacacttaataatatgtgcatgcaattgggcacgttagaaaacctgcagatacagaaaaagaaactacagatacgaaaaatcacagcatatccacggagtgaatgatgatgagtgggcgaagctgcggaggttcatcggtaaaccgtgaatcttccgtgaattctgcccagtacatcatcaccgacgtgagatcgggcgcgttcatactaaaggttcgatgagttatgacgacttgcagctcactttaattttacatgtacgctgtgaattttcattgtttagaaaaccattgctttagaaaacatctagcgtctttcgttaagcagctggcgtcttttcgttttgctttagaaacatctggcgttccttcgttttgcttttagaaaacatctggcgtctttcgttggtttatttcatcaatcaacggcgttttgaacaaaatttttattgtttaatcacgcacaggagaaatctcaccaggcactaccttggaggtaaacaatggctgctaatgggaatgagagacagaagaagtcggcttttagctaacacttacacttatacttctacttacgtttcctactggaacatgccaatggctgctaatggggaatgagagacagaagaattcggcttttagttaacgcgcacgctgcgaattttttattgttcaacaacgcacaggaaaaatctcccaccggcaccactttggaggtcaagatctggtactggcgttacgactggttacgcactactacgactacgagggacgaacgggtgccgccttaaaggccaactccggcgatttttcgaggtcaatggatctcagtgaaattcgctgggtacgttcctttgcacgtttccgtcatttatgccaaattacaggcttgagacatgcgcagattgtctgcaaacgccctcctggcttcccacaatcattggcaacattgcgtctgtgacgtcagtgttggcaaggcggcggaagtgacgcagccgagggcaccggcgcttaggccgctacagcgagcgtctgctgtgcacaaggcgacagacagcgttggtttggccggcgcttcgctggtcgtcccggctgtcacagttttcatactccgcgccggcgtgaccggcatgccttgcacgacttccggttcgttcgtaacaacgtctacgtcatacgtagacagtacactcggttaggtttcggtttcggtgttgcgcttttttgcttatttaaaattattctccaatttgccgagtatttctgctatcgggcccgtaacaggagcgtctcaggaacataaaagcacaattactttgacatggcaaaaaaatcgccggagttggcctttaaggagcttcgcccctaaaagaaggaaaaacgcactgatactgcgcgcatgcaaagtctTACGGCATGCTACTCAACAACGCCCTTCATGTCCTctcttttatttcgtgcgttcgaTTTCTTTTACAAGGCTGTctcccgcgctctgctgtttcaagccttt
Above is a window of Rhipicephalus sanguineus isolate Rsan-2018 chromosome 3, BIME_Rsan_1.4, whole genome shotgun sequence DNA encoding:
- the LOC119388419 gene encoding uncharacterized protein LOC119388419, whose protein sequence is MFAYVRFRDDNEKRIVPVAACKHLKPNDTSDFNPRKWYKVFWKDETHCDHYHAQVIRLYATEDDARKATEKRTSIPQRPGSDSSYSCSSNEVDGSFEEETQRQAAVKQKMKDVSSHFKKQRDLLFGDAEGGKKTEKELLKEVNMLKAENSKLLDRITMLEKALCSKIFKTEKNLVLCEGCSRKPEQQVAPLPSPCAATVQLPRTTTMQPPRTATVQPLRTTTATPGSPEVAHTSAREADYVPTDGEVHLGKGITIPEGLYSRLMSTKSEIRFVLAHLPVG